A portion of the bacterium genome contains these proteins:
- a CDS encoding F0F1 ATP synthase subunit gamma: MALLSQLRRDLRFNAEFLQLIVTLKNIAASQYHTLEREKERFSEFMDQFSGFFRVVDMVHVEAPLVRVATDVVGIVLVTSDSGFMGGLNAGVIEAGFGVQGSLPLEKVRFIVVGERGASKLTEKGLTFKTFPGINPETRFEQALEIRDYIVGEVKEKRMGKVVMVHPRALSFTQQTVDTVSLLPCGELFDKRSDTEIARRSGVMKQIADARKVVVESAYPDMVEYLAGMWVASKLYEVFEDSKLAEFAARAMHLEESSQKLTGELKKLKHQCFRAAHELVDKSMRESFSSRKKKKKVA, from the coding sequence ATGGCGTTATTGAGTCAACTTAGGCGGGATCTCCGGTTCAATGCGGAGTTTCTTCAGTTGATTGTGACTCTGAAAAATATCGCGGCCTCCCAATATCACACCCTGGAGCGTGAGAAGGAGCGGTTCTCCGAGTTCATGGACCAGTTTTCAGGATTTTTCCGGGTGGTCGATATGGTGCATGTGGAGGCTCCGCTTGTCAGGGTCGCCACCGATGTAGTGGGCATTGTACTGGTCACGTCGGATTCAGGGTTTATGGGCGGGCTGAATGCCGGCGTGATAGAAGCCGGATTTGGCGTGCAGGGCAGTCTCCCGTTGGAGAAAGTGCGATTTATTGTGGTTGGGGAGCGAGGGGCCTCAAAGCTGACGGAGAAAGGCCTGACGTTCAAGACCTTTCCCGGAATCAATCCGGAAACCCGGTTTGAGCAGGCCCTTGAAATACGTGATTATATTGTGGGCGAAGTCAAGGAGAAGCGGATGGGAAAGGTCGTGATGGTTCACCCCCGCGCCCTTTCGTTCACCCAGCAGACCGTTGATACCGTGTCTCTGCTGCCCTGTGGCGAGCTGTTCGACAAGCGTTCCGACACGGAGATTGCCCGGCGTTCCGGGGTGATGAAGCAGATTGCCGATGCCCGCAAGGTGGTGGTGGAGTCGGCATATCCTGATATGGTGGAATACCTGGCGGGAATGTGGGTGGCCTCCAAGCTGTATGAGGTCTTTGAGGACAGCAAGCTGGCCGAGTTTGCGGCCCGTGCCATGCATCTGGAGGAGAGCAGTCAGAAATTAACGGGCGAACTTAAAAAGTTGAAGCATCAATGCTTCCGCGCGGCCCATGAGTTGGTAGACAAGAGCATGCGTGAGTCGTTCTCGTCACGGAAAAAGAAAAAGAAGGTGGCATAA
- the atpD gene encoding F0F1 ATP synthase subunit beta translates to MSAQGTGELKKGRVVGVQGPIVDIRFNQISDMPDLHELVMVKTFDKRDLALEVAEHLEGSVARCIALSSTLNLQRNAVATSTGDVLRVPVGEALFGRIINVMGQPIDGKGPINATETRPIHRDVSKLRVNVATLVDNKREVMETGIKMIDLLYPVVKGSKTGILGGAGCGKSVVIQELIHNVAAEHDGCSVFAGVGERIREGNELYFEFEHSGILKKVIMAFGQMDEPPGARFEVVKTGITQAEWLQEQGKNVLLFIDNVFRFVQAGSEISTLMGRVPSETGYQPTLSSEVGDIHERIKAGSGGSISAFEAVYVPADDLTDPAVVAIFSYLDSVLVLSRDRAQLGLYPAVDPLNSSSSNMDSAIVGERHFGIAQEVVRMLTKYDELRRIVAVIGIDELSRTDRLIYERARKLQNYLTQPCFVAESYTGRKGQYVPTEVTVNDCAKIIEGAYDDRDEREFYMIGRLP, encoded by the coding sequence ATGAGCGCTCAAGGAACAGGTGAATTGAAAAAAGGCCGGGTCGTTGGCGTCCAGGGCCCCATTGTGGACATCCGGTTCAACCAGATCTCGGATATGCCGGATCTGCACGAACTGGTGATGGTTAAAACATTCGACAAGCGTGATTTAGCCCTCGAGGTGGCCGAACATCTGGAGGGGAGTGTCGCCCGGTGTATTGCGTTGTCCTCCACCCTGAATCTGCAGCGGAATGCGGTGGCCACCTCGACGGGTGACGTGCTCAGAGTGCCGGTGGGTGAGGCCCTGTTCGGGCGGATCATCAATGTGATGGGGCAGCCGATTGACGGGAAAGGGCCCATCAACGCCACGGAAACCCGGCCCATCCACCGGGATGTGAGCAAGTTGCGCGTCAATGTCGCTACGCTGGTGGATAATAAGCGGGAAGTCATGGAGACCGGGATCAAGATGATTGATCTGCTGTATCCGGTGGTGAAGGGCAGCAAGACCGGCATTCTGGGGGGCGCCGGTTGCGGCAAGAGCGTGGTGATTCAGGAGCTGATTCATAATGTGGCCGCCGAACATGACGGGTGTAGTGTGTTCGCCGGGGTAGGTGAGCGTATCCGGGAGGGCAATGAGCTGTACTTCGAGTTTGAGCACTCCGGAATTCTCAAGAAGGTCATCATGGCATTCGGGCAGATGGATGAGCCGCCTGGCGCCCGTTTTGAGGTAGTTAAAACCGGCATCACCCAGGCGGAATGGCTGCAGGAGCAGGGCAAAAATGTACTGCTCTTTATTGATAATGTTTTCCGGTTCGTGCAGGCGGGCTCTGAGATCTCAACGTTGATGGGGCGCGTTCCTTCGGAAACCGGGTATCAGCCCACGCTCAGTTCAGAGGTCGGCGATATCCACGAGCGTATCAAGGCGGGTAGCGGGGGATCCATTTCCGCCTTTGAGGCGGTGTATGTGCCTGCGGACGATCTGACCGATCCTGCCGTGGTGGCCATTTTCAGCTATCTGGACTCCGTGCTGGTACTGTCCCGTGACCGGGCGCAGCTCGGCCTTTATCCGGCCGTGGATCCGTTGAATTCCTCAAGCTCCAATATGGACTCGGCGATTGTCGGAGAGCGTCATTTCGGGATCGCGCAGGAGGTGGTGCGGATGCTGACGAAATATGATGAACTGCGGCGTATTGTGGCGGTAATCGGGATTGACGAATTATCCCGCACGGACCGGCTGATCTATGAGCGCGCCCGGAAACTGCAGAACTATCTGACGCAGCCCTGCTTCGTCGCGGAGTCGTATACCGGGCGGAAAGGGCAGTATGTGCCCACCGAGGTGACGGTCAATGACTGCGCGAAGATTATTGAGGGGGCCTACGATGATCGTGATGAACGGGAGTTTTACATGATCGGGCGGCTTCCCTAA